Proteins from a genomic interval of Drosophila melanogaster chromosome 2R:
- the CG44245 gene encoding uncharacterized protein, isoform A → MSKLLTSADIEDGKVEFDKATGATTTYKVIEGGYEVITTSPQPNGTIKTQVRTFWDPKPVSEEDLKKEQENKKLVQKRLGKEIRIDERTTMLTRAIEGGYEEVYTTINEDGTRSSRTKTFYDSVPTEVDEKTAAKLNKNKKNVTRKSSVDSTDSTESSRRIVQKQQKNLVQNYDEQTNSTTTSERRVSVTQNIEITENNRTVRKNSLQEQNVKAITTTSNTSSSDKKQKKKPKSSAPPPPADFFQNDTTSVASKRVPGGVEYTYSTQLDSGKTITTSKTVYEEEEVELTEEEIRQYKKTLKDAEKHKNVSTTKKLKSESGTKKIVPSENPGDVTTVETIKIEGGTEYHYTTVTSEGIVKKAVKTVYDPVPSQKSNPDDTDEEEIIEEYEEEIIEPGEKNVKTIETVKQLPSKFEEEVTITHERKEKKVKKSMVISQ, encoded by the exons AGCTACTGACCTCCGCGGACATCGAAGACGGTAAGGTGGAGTTCGACAAGGCCACGGGTGCCACCACCACGTACAAGGTGATCGAGGGTGGCTACGAGGTGATCACCACCTCTCCGCAGCCCAATGGAACCATCAAGACCCAGGTGCGAACCTTCTGGGATCCCAAGCCCGTTAGCGAGGAGGATCTGAAGAAGGAGCAGGAGAACAAGAAGCTGGTCCAGAAGCGTCTGGGCAAGGAGATTCGCATCGATGAGCGCACCACCATGCTGACCCGCGCCATCGAGGGTGGCTACGAGGAGGTGTACACCACCATCAACGAGGATGGAACTCGCAGCTCTCGCACCAAAACCTTCTACGACTCCGTTCCAACCGAGGTGGATGAGAAGACGGCCGCCAAGTTgaacaagaacaagaagaaCGTGACCAGGAAGTCGTCGGTGGACTCTACCGATTCCACGGAATCCTCCCGTCGCATCGTCCAGAAGCAGCAGAAGAATCTGGTGCAGAACTATGATGAGCAGACCAACTCCACCACGACATCAGAGCGCAGGGTGTCGGTGACTCAGAACATCGAGATCACCGAGAACAATCGCACCGTGCGCAAGAACTCGCTGCAGGAGCAGAACGTCAAGGCTATCACTACCACCTCGAACACCTCGTCCAGCGacaagaagcagaagaagaagcccAAGTCATCGGCTCCACCACCACCCGCTGATTTCTTCCAGAACGATACCACCTCTGTGGCCTCGAAGCGTGTGCCCGGCGGTGTGGAGTACACCTATTCCACGCAGCTGGATTCTGGCAAGACCATCACCACCTCGAAGACTGTctacgaggaggaggaggtggaacTCACCGAGGAGGAGATCCGCCAGTACAAGAAGACCCTGAAGGACGCCGAGAAGCACAAGAACGTCTCCACCACCAAGAAGCTCAAGTCCGAGTCGGGTACCAAGAAGATCGTTCCTTCCGAAAATCCCGGAGATGTGACCACCGTGGAGACCATTAAGATCGAAGGTGGCACCGAGTACCACTACACCACCGTGACATCCGAAGGCATCGTGAAGAAGGCCGTGAAGACCGTTTACGATCCAGTGCCCAGCCAGAAGTCCAATCCCGATGACACCGACGAGGAGGAGATTATCGAGGAGTACGAGGAGGAGATCATCGAGCCCGGCGAGAAGAACGTCAAGACTATCGAGACCGTCAAGCAGCTGCCCAGCAAGTTCGAGG aGGAAGTGACCATCACTCATGAGAGGAAGGAGAAGAAGGTAAAGAAGTCCATGGTCATTAGCCAGTAG
- the CG44245 gene encoding uncharacterized protein, isoform B, with the protein MHPHTTELLTSADIEDGKVEFDKATGATTTYKVIEGGYEVITTSPQPNGTIKTQVRTFWDPKPVSEEDLKKEQENKKLVQKRLGKEIRIDERTTMLTRAIEGGYEEVYTTINEDGTRSSRTKTFYDSVPTEVDEKTAAKLNKNKKNVTRKSSVDSTDSTESSRRIVQKQQKNLVQNYDEQTNSTTTSERRVSVTQNIEITENNRTVRKNSLQEQNVKAITTTSNTSSSDKKQKKKPKSSAPPPPADFFQNDTTSVASKRVPGGVEYTYSTQLDSGKTITTSKTVYEEEEVELTEEEIRQYKKTLKDAEKHKNVSTTKKLKSESGTKKIVPSENPGDVTTVETIKIEGGTEYHYTTVTSEGIVKKAVKTVYDPVPSQKSNPDDTDEEEIIEEYEEEIIEPGEKNVKTIETVKQLPSKFEEEVTITHERKEKKVKKSMVISQ; encoded by the exons ATGCATCCACACACCACAGAGCTACTGACCTCCGCGGACATCGAAGACGGTAAGGTGGAGTTCGACAAGGCCACGGGTGCCACCACCACGTACAAGGTGATCGAGGGTGGCTACGAGGTGATCACCACCTCTCCGCAGCCCAATGGAACCATCAAGACCCAGGTGCGAACCTTCTGGGATCCCAAGCCCGTTAGCGAGGAGGATCTGAAGAAGGAGCAGGAGAACAAGAAGCTGGTCCAGAAGCGTCTGGGCAAGGAGATTCGCATCGATGAGCGCACCACCATGCTGACCCGCGCCATCGAGGGTGGCTACGAGGAGGTGTACACCACCATCAACGAGGATGGAACTCGCAGCTCTCGCACCAAAACCTTCTACGACTCCGTTCCAACCGAGGTGGATGAGAAGACGGCCGCCAAGTTgaacaagaacaagaagaaCGTGACCAGGAAGTCGTCGGTGGACTCTACCGATTCCACGGAATCCTCCCGTCGCATCGTCCAGAAGCAGCAGAAGAATCTGGTGCAGAACTATGATGAGCAGACCAACTCCACCACGACATCAGAGCGCAGGGTGTCGGTGACTCAGAACATCGAGATCACCGAGAACAATCGCACCGTGCGCAAGAACTCGCTGCAGGAGCAGAACGTCAAGGCTATCACTACCACCTCGAACACCTCGTCCAGCGacaagaagcagaagaagaagcccAAGTCATCGGCTCCACCACCACCCGCTGATTTCTTCCAGAACGATACCACCTCTGTGGCCTCGAAGCGTGTGCCCGGCGGTGTGGAGTACACCTATTCCACGCAGCTGGATTCTGGCAAGACCATCACCACCTCGAAGACTGTctacgaggaggaggaggtggaacTCACCGAGGAGGAGATCCGCCAGTACAAGAAGACCCTGAAGGACGCCGAGAAGCACAAGAACGTCTCCACCACCAAGAAGCTCAAGTCCGAGTCGGGTACCAAGAAGATCGTTCCTTCCGAAAATCCCGGAGATGTGACCACCGTGGAGACCATTAAGATCGAAGGTGGCACCGAGTACCACTACACCACCGTGACATCCGAAGGCATCGTGAAGAAGGCCGTGAAGACCGTTTACGATCCAGTGCCCAGCCAGAAGTCCAATCCCGATGACACCGACGAGGAGGAGATTATCGAGGAGTACGAGGAGGAGATCATCGAGCCCGGCGAGAAGAACGTCAAGACTATCGAGACCGTCAAGCAGCTGCCCAGCAAGTTCGAGG aGGAAGTGACCATCACTCATGAGAGGAAGGAGAAGAAGGTAAAGAAGTCCATGGTCATTAGCCAGTAG